The nucleotide sequence GCGGTGCGGCGTAATAGCGGCTGGCGCGGTAGGACAGGCCTGAGGTTTTCAGGCCTTTTTCGATACCGGCCAAAAAGGCCTCACCGAGGGTTTTCAGGGCTTTTGGCGGCAGCTCTTCGGTGCCCAGTTCTACCAGGAAATCACGGGTACTCATTCTGCTGCCTCCAGCTTGGCTAACACTTCATCACGCAGGTCAGGGGCGGCGAGCGGGAAGCCGAGTTTGCGTCGCGCCTGCAGGTAGCTCTGCGCCACCGAGCGAGCCAGCGCACGCACACGCAGGATGTACTGCTGACGCGCGGTCACCGAGATAGCCCGGCGTGCATCCAACAAGTTAAAGGTGTGCGAAGCCTTAAGCACCATCTCGTAAGTCGGCAGCGGCAGCTCCAACTCAATCAGGCGATTGGCTTCCGACTCATAAAAATCGAACAGCTCGAACAGCTTCTCAACGTTGGCGTGCTCGAAGTTATAGGTCGACTGCTCCACTTCGTTCTGGTGGAACACGTCGCCATAGGTGACCTTGCCGAATTGGCCGTCGGTCCACACCAGGTCGTAGACCGAGTCCACACCTTGGATATACATGGCCAAACGCTCCAGGCCGTAGGTGATCTCACCGGTCACCGGGTAGCACTCGATGCCGCCGACTTGTTGGAAGTAGGTGAACTGGGTGACTTCCATGCCATTCAGCCAGATTTCCCAACCTAGACCCCAGGCGCCGAGGGTTGGTGATTCCCAGTTGTCTTCGACGAAGCGAATGTCGTGGACCAGCGGGTCGATGCCGATGGCCTTCAGCGAGCCGAGGTACAGCTCCTGGAAATTTTCCGGGTTGGGCTTTAACACCACCTGGAATTGATAATAGTGCTGCAGGCGGTTGGGGTTCTCGCCGTAACGGCCGTCAGCCGGACGACGGGAAGGCTGCACGTAGGCGGCATTCCAGGTCTCGGGGCCAATGGCACGCAGGAAGGTTGCGGTGTGAAAGGTGCCTGCGCCCATTTCCATGTCGTAGGGTTGCAGTAACACGCAGCCCTGCTCAGCCCAGTACTGTTGCAGGGCGAGGATCAAATCTTGGAAGGTGCGCACGGCAGGCGTAGTCTGGCTCAAAATTTCACCCGTACTTTGGCGGCTTTAGAAAGTTCGCGAGTATACCGAAGCTGAGGGGCTGTTGCCGCTCCGATCGACGCGCAATGAAACCCTGAGACCCCAGGAAACCTGCATGCCACGCTGCTTTTGGTGCACCGATGATCCTGTGTATATCATCTACCACGACCACGAATGGGGCGTGCCGCAGCGCGACCCACAGGCGTTGTTCGAGCTGTTATTGCTGGAGGGCTTTCAGGCCGGGTTGTCATGGATCACCGTGCTGAAGAAGCGCGAGCGTTATCGCGAGGTGTTGTTCGGCTTTGATGTGCAGCGTTTGGCGGTGCTCAGCGATGACTACATCGAAGGCACGCTGATGCAGGATGCCGGGATTATCCGTAATCGCCTCAAGCTTAAAGCCGCGCGGCAGAATGCCCAGGCTTGGTTAAAACTGGATGACCCGGTGGCGCTGCTTTGGTCGTTTGTCGGTGGTGCGCCGACGATCAATCACTTCAGCGAGCGCAGCCGGGTGCCGGCTATCACCGCCGAAGCCGAGTCCATGAGCAAGGCCTTGAAGAAGGCCGGTTTCACCTTCGTCGGGCCGACCATCTGTTACGCCTTCATGCAGGCCACCGGCATGGTGATGGACCACACCACCGACTGTGAGCGCTATGCGGCGTTGCGCCGCGACTGAACACCGCGCTGCATGGCCGGTTACACTAGGCCTCTTTTGATTGGCTGGAGTTGCCTGTGGAAACGCTCAAAGGTGCCCTGGTGGTGGGTTTTCTGCGCTTGTTTGCCTTGTTGCCGTGGCGCGCTGTGCAGGCGGTGGGTGCGGCTATTGGTTGGCTGATGTGGAAGCTGCCCAATGGCTCGCGTGAAGTGGCCAGCATCAACCTGCGCAAATGCTTCCCCGAGCTGGACGAGGCCGCGCATCAGCGTCTACTGGGTCAATCACTGATGGACATCGGCCGAACCCTGACCGAAAGCGCCTGCGCTTGGATCTGGCCAGCGCAAAAATCCATTGGTCTGGTGCGCGAAGTTGAAGGCCTGGAAGTCCTGCAACAAGCCCTTGCCAGCGGAAAAGGTGTGGTTGGCATCACCAGTCATTTGGGTAACTGGGAAGTGCTTAACCATTTTTACTGCGCGCAGTGCAAACCGATCATCTTTTTCCGACCACCGAAGTTGAAGGCGGTTGATGAGCTGCTGCGTAAACAGCGTGTGCAGCTGGGTAACCGGGTCGCGCCGTCGACCAAGGAAGGCATCCTCAGCGTCATCAAGGAAGTGCGCAGAGGCGGCGCAGTGGGCATTCCGGCCGACCCTGAGCCGAGCCTGTCTTCTGGCGTGTTTGTTCCCTTCCTCGGCACCGAGGCGCTGACCAGCAAGTTTGTCGCCGGCATGTTGAGTGGCGGCAAAGCCTGCGGGGTATTTTTGCATGCGCTGCGTCTGCCCGATGGTTCGGGCTTTAAAGTGATTCTGGAGGCTGCGCCGCAAGCGATGTACAGCACCGATACAGCAACCGCCGTGGCGGCCATGAGTCAGGTGGTTGAGCGCTATGTGCGGGCCTACCCGAGCCAGTATATGTGGAGCATGAAGCGCTTT is from Pseudomonas sp. TMP9 and encodes:
- the glyQ gene encoding glycine--tRNA ligase subunit alpha encodes the protein MSQTTPAVRTFQDLILALQQYWAEQGCVLLQPYDMEMGAGTFHTATFLRAIGPETWNAAYVQPSRRPADGRYGENPNRLQHYYQFQVVLKPNPENFQELYLGSLKAIGIDPLVHDIRFVEDNWESPTLGAWGLGWEIWLNGMEVTQFTYFQQVGGIECYPVTGEITYGLERLAMYIQGVDSVYDLVWTDGQFGKVTYGDVFHQNEVEQSTYNFEHANVEKLFELFDFYESEANRLIELELPLPTYEMVLKASHTFNLLDARRAISVTARQQYILRVRALARSVAQSYLQARRKLGFPLAAPDLRDEVLAKLEAAE
- a CDS encoding DNA-3-methyladenine glycosylase I — protein: MPRCFWCTDDPVYIIYHDHEWGVPQRDPQALFELLLLEGFQAGLSWITVLKKRERYREVLFGFDVQRLAVLSDDYIEGTLMQDAGIIRNRLKLKAARQNAQAWLKLDDPVALLWSFVGGAPTINHFSERSRVPAITAEAESMSKALKKAGFTFVGPTICYAFMQATGMVMDHTTDCERYAALRRD
- a CDS encoding lysophospholipid acyltransferase; protein product: METLKGALVVGFLRLFALLPWRAVQAVGAAIGWLMWKLPNGSREVASINLRKCFPELDEAAHQRLLGQSLMDIGRTLTESACAWIWPAQKSIGLVREVEGLEVLQQALASGKGVVGITSHLGNWEVLNHFYCAQCKPIIFFRPPKLKAVDELLRKQRVQLGNRVAPSTKEGILSVIKEVRRGGAVGIPADPEPSLSSGVFVPFLGTEALTSKFVAGMLSGGKACGVFLHALRLPDGSGFKVILEAAPQAMYSTDTATAVAAMSQVVERYVRAYPSQYMWSMKRFKKRPAGEVKWY